CCGAGGTGAGCTTCCACGTGCACGCCGACCGCACCGCCTTCACCGGGCGCGACCTGCGCCGCGTGGTCGAGCCCGGCGACGTCGAGGTGCTCGCCGGTACCTCGGCGGCGGACCTGCCCTGCCGCGGCGTCGTACGATTGACCGGCCCGTCCAGGCACGTCGGCCACGACCGGCGCCTCGTCACCCCCGTCGAGGTGCGGGGGCCAGGGGGTGCGGATGCCGTCCAACGCTAGACGCGCCACGCTCGCCACGGTCGCCGCCTCGGCCGGGGTGTCCGTCGCGACCGTCTCCAAGGTGCTCAACGGCCGCAGCGACGTCTCGCCCGCCACCCGCTCACTCGTCCAGTCGCTGCTGCAGCAGCACGACTACGTCGCCCCGGCGCCGCGCCGCGAGCCGCCCGGGCTGGCCACGGTCGAGCTGCAGTTCGACGCCGACCTGAACGCGTACTCCACCGAGATCATCCAGGGCGCGGTGGCCGCCGGGGCGGAGGCGGGGATCGGGATCGTCGTCAGCATCAGGAGCGGCGCCGCCCGTACCACCGCCTGGGCCAGGCAACTCGTCGCGGCCGGGCGGCGCGCCCTGATCGCGGTCACCGGCGAGCTGACCTCGGGCCAGCCGGCCGCGCTGGCCAGGGCGCGGCTGCCGCTCGTCCTCATCGACCCGCTCAACCTGCCGCGCACCCGCGTCACCAGCATCGGCTCCACCAACTTCGCCGGCGGCCTGGCCGCCACCCACCACCTGCTCTCGCTCGGGCACCGGCGCATCGCCTACATCGGCGGGCCCGCCACCGCGGGCTGCAACCAGGCGCGGCTGCACGGCTACCGGGCGGCCATGGAGGCGGAGGGAGCACCGGTGCTGCCGGGGTTCGTGCGCTCGGGGCACTTCCGCTACCACGACGGGATGGCGAGCGGGGCGGCGGTGCTCGACCTGCCGCACGCCCCGACGGCCATCTTCGCCGGGTGCGACGAGGTGGCCGTGGGGGTCATGGAGGCGGCGCGGGCGCGCGGGCTGCGGATCCCCGATGACCTCAGCATCGTGGGGTTCGACGACACGCAGATCGCGCAGCTCACCTCGCCGCCGCTGACGACCGTGCGGCAGCCGCTGCGCGAGATGGGCGGGGCCGCGCTGCGTACGGCGCTGCGGCTGGCGGCCGGGGAGAGGGTGGACTCCCACCACGTGGAGCTGGCGACGGAGCTGGTCGTGCGCGGCTCGACCGCCCCGGTCCCGCACCGCCCCTGAATCCCGGTGGCCGCCCCCGGCGGACAGGCCGGGAAGACGCGAAGGCCGATCACGGTTGCAGCCTGTCGTGGAGCAGAGCGAGGCCGTGGTCATCGGCGCCGGGCAGGCGGGCCTGTCGAGCGCCTACTTCCTGCGCCGGTACGGCATCGAGCCGGTCGTGCTGGACGCCGGCCAGGGCGCCGGCGGAGCCTGGCGGCACCGCTCGCCCACGCTCACCATGGAGAAGGTGCACGGCGTCTTCGACCTGCCGGGCCTGCCCCAGCAGGAGGCCGGCGGCGACGGCGGGCGGCCCGCCGCCGAGGTGGTGCCCGCGTACTACGCCGCCTACGAGAGCGGGACCGGCCTGCGCGTCGTCCGCCCTGTCAGGGTCACGGCTGTCCGGGAGGGCACGGCTGGCCGCCTGGCGATCGAGACGGACGCGGGGGAGTGGACGGCCGGGGCCGTGATCAACGCCACCGGCACCTGGACCAGGCCCTACTGGCCGTACTACCCGGGCGCCGCGCACTTCGCCGGGCGGCAGCTGCACTACGCCGCCTACCGGGGGCCCGGGGAGTTCGCCGGGCGCGGCGTGGTCGTGGTGGGCGGTGGCGCCTCGGCGCTGCACGTGCTGTCCGAGCTGGCGGGCGTGGCGGCCGCCACCGCCTGGGTCACCCGCAGGCCGCCCGTCTTCAGGGACGACGATTTCGGCCTGGACGCCAGGCGCGAGGCCGTGGCGCGGGTGGAGTCCCGGGTGCGCGCGGGCCTGCCGCCCCAGAGCGTCGTCAGCGTCACCGGCCTGACCTACAGCGCGGTCGTCCGCGAGGCGATGGCCAAGGGCGTGCTGAACCGGCTGCCCATGTTCGGGCGCATCGTGGCGGACGGGGTGCTGTGGGTCGACGGCACCCACCTGGCCGCCGACACCATCGTCTGGGCCACCGGCTTCCGCGCGGCCCTGGACCACCTCGCCCCGCTGCGCCTGCGCGAGCCGGGCGGCGGCATCCGGGTCGACGGCACCCAGGTCGTCAGGGAGCCCCGGCTGCAGCTCGTCGGCTACGGTCCGTCGGCCAGCACGATCGGCGCCAACCGGGCCGGCCGCACGGCCGCCCGCAACGTGCGCGCGCTGCTGTCCGGCCGCGTCGCCGCCTGACGGGCAGGGCGGTTTCCGGGGGCCGGAAACCTACTATCGGGAATAGTAAAAATACCGATTGCGGCGGCAGCGCGGTTACTCTTGCGGAGGGGCTCGACACGTGCGGTGACGCCGGGATAGCGTCCTGACATTAGGATCTTTATCCGGTCAGGAGGTCCATGATGGAGGTTCCCGGTTACACGGAGATCCGGGAACTCGGCCACGGCGGGACCGGCCGGGTGATGCTCGCCGTGCGCGAATCCGACGGGCTGGCCGTAGCGATCAAGCACTTATCCGAGCCCTTACGCGAGGACTCCTCCTTCATCTCCAGGCTCCGCGCCGAGGCCCTGGTCATCCAGGAGATCGACAGCCCGCACACCGCCCGCGTGCTCGACTACGTGGAGACCGCCGACGACGCCGTCATCGTCATGGAGCTGGTGGAGGGCGTCACGCTGCGGCGGCTGCTGGAGCACGAGGGCGCGACCGGCGGCGAGGCCGCGCTCGCGGTGCTGAAGGGCGCGCTGCTCGGCCTGGCGGAGGCGCACCGGCACGGCGTCGTGCACCGCGACTTCAAGCCCGAGAACGTCCTGATCACCCAGGACGGCGACAGCAAGCTCGTCGACTTCGGCGTGGCCGCCCACGTCGGCGAGACCGCCGAGCTGTCGGGCACCCCCTCCTACATGGCGCCCGAGCAGTGGGACGACGCCCCCGCCGGGCCGCAGACCGACGTGTACGCCGCCGCCCTGGTCTTCTACGAGTGCCTGACCGGCCACCGCGCCTTCCACGCCGAGAACGTGGCCGCCCTGGCCTACCAGCACCAGCATGTGCCGCCCCCGATGGACGACGTCGAGGAGCCGCTGCGCCCGCTGGTCGAGCACGGCCTGGCCAAGAACCCCGCGCGGCGGCCCGAGTCGGCGCAGGCGTTCCTGGAGGAGCTGGAGCAGGCCGCGCGGGCCGCGTACGGGGAGGACTGGGAGCTGCGCGGACGGACCGGGCTCGGCATCCTGACCCTGCCGCTGGCAGCCCTGCTGCCCAGGCCGCAGGCGGCCACCGACGGGGGCGGCGCCACGAGCATGTTCCACAACGCGCTCTCGCCCGTCGGCAAGCTGGCGGTGACCGGCGGGCTGGTGACGGCGACCGCGGCGGCGGTGGTGTCGGCGTTCGTGATCCTGGGCGGCGGGCCGGGGCCGGAGAGCGGCACGGCGCTGCCACCCGCCGCGTCCGCCCCGCCCACCACGGCACCGCCCGGCTCCCCGACGCCGGAGGAGCCCTTACCCTCCTCGCCGTCCCCCACCGGGCCCGTTCCCACGTCGGGCGGGCCGTTCGTGGTGACGCCCCCGATCACGTACGGAGCGGCGCCGACCGTCCCGTCCGCGGCCACCGAGGGGCCCACCGACGCCCCGGCCACCCGCGAGCCCAGCCGCGCACCCACCCGCGAGCCGACGGCGCAGCCGACGGGACAGCCCACCCGGACCGGCGCGCCCGCGCCGAGCACCCGCCCGCCCGCCACCTCGCGGCCCGACGACCCGCCCGACGACCCGCCGGGCAACGGCGAGAACCCGCCCGCCACCACCCAGGCCCCGCCCACCCGCGCGCCCGATCCCGAGCCCGCCCCCACCAAGGCGCACGACCCGCTCATCTCGATCTCGGTCAGCGTGTCGCTCGGCCTGCCGGTGCTCGGCGGCGACGGTGACGGGCTGGTGGACGCCGACGTCGGCCTGGGGCTCGGCTCCAGCCTGCTGGGCCTGATCGTGGTCCCGGGATCGGTGCTGCTCGGCCGGCAGCTCGTGGTCCGCAAGGTACGCAAGCGCCGCGAAGCGGATATGGCGGAAGTTGCGCACAAGGAGGGCTGATCCTCTACTATCGTGCGTCGAATAGAGGGCGTTCCCCCGGCGTGATTTCCTCATGACCGGAACCTGCCCTGCGGCTCGGGCTAAGGAGAAGCGTGGCGGTTGCGTCCTCCGCCGGCCGGTTGCACCCTGCCCGGGCCGCCGCCCGCGCGACCCGGCGCGGCTGCGCCGCCGTGATCGCCGCCGTGATCGCCGTCGTGCTCGCCGCGGCGCTCCTGCTCGCCGCCGCCCCCGCGCGGGCCGAGCCCAAGCCGAGCGTCAAGCAGCTCAAGAAGGAGCTGGCGACGCTGCAGAAGGACTCCGACAAGCTCATCACCGAGTACTACAACAGCCGCATCGCCCACCAGCAGGCCGAGAAGTCCGAGCGGGCGGCCAAGGAGAAGCTGGCCGCCGCCCAGGAGGTCTACGACCACCACTCCACCGAGCTGCGCGCCATGGCCGTGGCCCGCTACATCGGTGGCGAGCCCGGCGCGATGGCCCTGCTCGCCGGGGACGAGGACCCCTCCACCGTGCTCGGCCGGATGGCGCTCACCCAGCACCTGATCGACCAGCAGGAGGCCATGCTGCGCGGCTACGCCGAGGTCAGGGACGCCAGGGGCCGGGCCGAGGAGGAGGCCGCCGCCCGTACCGAGGAGCTGGAGCGGACGCTCGGCGACCTGGAGGAGCGCAAGAAGAAGGCCGAGAAGCAGATCGAGAAGATCAAGGACAGGATCGACCTGCTCTACACGGCTCCGGGGATCCGGCGGCCCGACGGCACCTGGGTGCCGCAGCTGCCGCAGGGATCCGACAACATCACGCCCCGGATGGCGCTGGTCAAGAAGCTCATCCAGGAGCGGTTCGAGGTGCCGTTCGGAATCGGGTGTTACCGCGAGATCCAGGACGGCGGCGAGCATCCGCTCGGGCGGGCCTGCGACTTCATGCTGAGCCGGGGCGGCGCGTTCCCGTCGGCGGCGGAGCAGGCACGCGGCGATCAGATCGCCGCGTGGGCGATCAAGAACGCCAAGCGGCTGGGGATCATGTACGTGATCTACAAGCAGCGCATCTGGCACGTCAGGACGGGCGCGTGGCGCACCATGACCGACCGTGGCGGCACGACGGCCAACCACTACGACCACCCCCACATCTCGGTGTACTGACCTGCGGGTTTGCCGCCTCCGGACGAGGGCACTCGCAGGGGGCGGGGGAGGGGGGTCACTCTTGAGAACGGCTGCTGCCGGAAGGGCCGGCCAGGTGGGGGAGACGGCGGCGGGCGGAGGGCCGCGGTGAGGCTTCCTGCGGCGCGCGGGCCCATCACCGCGACACTCTTCGACCGCCTGACCCGCCCGCCGTCCTCGGGGGAGGACCGCCAGGGCTCCTCATGCGCGGACGGCGGCGGGGACGTGCTAACCGACGGCGACTTCCAGCTCGCCCTGTTCGCCTGTTACGAGCTGCACTACCAGGGCTTCGACGACGTGGACGACCGCTGGGAGTGGCAACCGGCGCTGCTGGCCACGCGGGCGGAGCTGGAGCGGCGCTTCGAGGAGGCGCTGGCCAGGGCCGTGCCACGCCCCGCGCTGCCCGGCGGGCCGCGAGGGGTGCGGCGCGCGCTCAACGAGCTGGTCGCGGGCGATGACGGGCCGTCGTTGTCCGGGTTCCTGGCACGGCGGGCCGACCG
The nucleotide sequence above comes from Nonomuraea gerenzanensis. Encoded proteins:
- a CDS encoding serine/threonine-protein kinase, with product MMEVPGYTEIRELGHGGTGRVMLAVRESDGLAVAIKHLSEPLREDSSFISRLRAEALVIQEIDSPHTARVLDYVETADDAVIVMELVEGVTLRRLLEHEGATGGEAALAVLKGALLGLAEAHRHGVVHRDFKPENVLITQDGDSKLVDFGVAAHVGETAELSGTPSYMAPEQWDDAPAGPQTDVYAAALVFYECLTGHRAFHAENVAALAYQHQHVPPPMDDVEEPLRPLVEHGLAKNPARRPESAQAFLEELEQAARAAYGEDWELRGRTGLGILTLPLAALLPRPQAATDGGGATSMFHNALSPVGKLAVTGGLVTATAAAVVSAFVILGGGPGPESGTALPPAASAPPTTAPPGSPTPEEPLPSSPSPTGPVPTSGGPFVVTPPITYGAAPTVPSAATEGPTDAPATREPSRAPTREPTAQPTGQPTRTGAPAPSTRPPATSRPDDPPDDPPGNGENPPATTQAPPTRAPDPEPAPTKAHDPLISISVSVSLGLPVLGGDGDGLVDADVGLGLGSSLLGLIVVPGSVLLGRQLVVRKVRKRREADMAEVAHKEG
- a CDS encoding NAD(P)-binding domain-containing protein; the protein is MEQSEAVVIGAGQAGLSSAYFLRRYGIEPVVLDAGQGAGGAWRHRSPTLTMEKVHGVFDLPGLPQQEAGGDGGRPAAEVVPAYYAAYESGTGLRVVRPVRVTAVREGTAGRLAIETDAGEWTAGAVINATGTWTRPYWPYYPGAAHFAGRQLHYAAYRGPGEFAGRGVVVVGGGASALHVLSELAGVAAATAWVTRRPPVFRDDDFGLDARREAVARVESRVRAGLPPQSVVSVTGLTYSAVVREAMAKGVLNRLPMFGRIVADGVLWVDGTHLAADTIVWATGFRAALDHLAPLRLREPGGGIRVDGTQVVREPRLQLVGYGPSASTIGANRAGRTAARNVRALLSGRVAA
- a CDS encoding coiled-coil domain-containing protein, translated to MAVASSAGRLHPARAAARATRRGCAAVIAAVIAVVLAAALLLAAAPARAEPKPSVKQLKKELATLQKDSDKLITEYYNSRIAHQQAEKSERAAKEKLAAAQEVYDHHSTELRAMAVARYIGGEPGAMALLAGDEDPSTVLGRMALTQHLIDQQEAMLRGYAEVRDARGRAEEEAAARTEELERTLGDLEERKKKAEKQIEKIKDRIDLLYTAPGIRRPDGTWVPQLPQGSDNITPRMALVKKLIQERFEVPFGIGCYREIQDGGEHPLGRACDFMLSRGGAFPSAAEQARGDQIAAWAIKNAKRLGIMYVIYKQRIWHVRTGAWRTMTDRGGTTANHYDHPHISVY
- a CDS encoding LacI family DNA-binding transcriptional regulator, with the protein product MPSNARRATLATVAASAGVSVATVSKVLNGRSDVSPATRSLVQSLLQQHDYVAPAPRREPPGLATVELQFDADLNAYSTEIIQGAVAAGAEAGIGIVVSIRSGAARTTAWARQLVAAGRRALIAVTGELTSGQPAALARARLPLVLIDPLNLPRTRVTSIGSTNFAGGLAATHHLLSLGHRRIAYIGGPATAGCNQARLHGYRAAMEAEGAPVLPGFVRSGHFRYHDGMASGAAVLDLPHAPTAIFAGCDEVAVGVMEAARARGLRIPDDLSIVGFDDTQIAQLTSPPLTTVRQPLREMGGAALRTALRLAAGERVDSHHVELATELVVRGSTAPVPHRP